In Drosophila santomea strain STO CAGO 1482 chromosome 3L, Prin_Dsan_1.1, whole genome shotgun sequence, a single window of DNA contains:
- the LOC120448022 gene encoding tyrosine-protein kinase Src64B: MGNKCCSKRQDQELALAYPTGGYKKSDYTFGQTHINSSGGGTMGGVLGQKHNNGGSLDSRYTPDPNHRGPLKIGGKGGVDIIRPRTTPTGVPGVVLKRVVVALYDYKSRDESDLSFMKGDRMEVIDDTESDWWRVVNLTTRQEGLIPLNFVAEERSVNSEDWFFENVLRKEADKLLLAEENPRGTFLVRPSEHNPNGYSLSVKDWEDGRGYHVKHYRIKPLDNGGYYIATNQTFPSLQALVMAYSKNALGLCHILSRPCPKPQPQMWDLGPELRDKYEIPRSEIQLLRKLGRGNFGEVFYGKWRNSIDVAVKTLREGTMSTAAFLQEAAIMKKFRHNRLVALYAVCSQEEPIYIVQEYMSKGSLLDFLREGDGRYLHFEDLIYIATQVASGMEYLESKQLIHRDLAARNVLIGENNVAKICDFGLARVIADDEYCPKQGSRFPVKWTAPEAIIYGKFSIKSDVWSYGILLMELFTYGQVPYPGMHSREVIENIERGFRMPKPTNHYFPDNIYQLLLQCWDAVPEKRPTFEFLNHYFESFSVTSEVPYREVQD; the protein is encoded by the exons ATGGGCAACAAATGCTGCAGCAAGCGACAGGATCAGGAACTGGCACTGGCCTATCCCACTGGGGGCTACAAGAAATCCGACTACACCTTTGGCCAGACGCACATcaacagcagcggcggcggcaccATGGGCGGCGTTCTCGGCCAGAAGCACAACAACGGCGGCTCCCTGGACTCGCGCTACACCCCGGATCCCAATCATCGGGGTCCGTTGAAAATCGGCGGAAAGGGCGGCGTTGACATCATCAGACCTCGCACCACACCAA CCGGTGTTCCTGGTGTCGTGCTCAAGCGCGTTGTCGTAGCCCTGTACGACTATAAATCCCGCGATGAATCCGATCTGAGCTTCATGAAGGGGGACCGCATGGAGGTCATCGACGACACCGAGTCCGATTGGTGGCGCGTCGTGAACCTAACCACCCGGCAGGAGGGCCTCATCCCGCTCAATTTCGTGGCGGAGGAGCGCAGCGTTAACAGCGAAGA CTGGTTCTTTGAGAACGTGCTGCGAAAGGAGGCGGACAAATTGCTGCTGGCCGAGGAGAATCCTCGTGGCACTTTCCTCGTGCGACCCTCTGAGCACAATCCCAATGGCTACTCGCTGTCGGTGAAGGATTGGGAGGATGGACGTGGATACCATGTGAAGCACTACCGCATCAAGCCGCTGGATAATGGCGGCTACTACATAGCCACCAATCAGACGTTCCCCTCGCTTCAGGCCTTGGTCATGGCATACAGCA AAAACGCTCTTGGCCTGTGTCACATATTGTCGCGTCCCTGCCCCAAACCGCAGCCCCAAATGTGGGACTTGGGTCCGGAACTGCGTGATAAATACGAGATTCCGCGCTCGGAGATTCAGCTGCTGCGCAAACTGGGACGCGGCAACTTTGGCGAGGTCTTCTACGGCAAGTGGCGCAACAGCATCGATGTGGCGGTCAAAACACTGCGTGAGGGCACCATGTCCACGGCTGCTTTCCTCCAGGAGGCCGCGATTATGAAGAAGTTCCGCCACAACCGCCTGGTGGCCCTCTATGCTGTTTGCTCGCAG GAGGAGCCCATTTATATCGTACAGGAGTACATGTCCAAGGGCAGTCTTCTGGACTTCTTGCGCGAGGGCGATGGTCGCTACTTGCACTTCGAGGATCTCATCTACATAGCCACCCAGGTGGCCAGCGGCATGGAGTATCTGGAGTCCAAGCAGCTCATCCATCGCGATTTGGCAGCCCGTAATGTGCTGATTGGAGAGAATAATGTGGCGAAGATTTGTGATTTTGGATTGGCGCGTGTTATCGCTGATGACGAGTACTGCCCCAAGCAGGGATCCCGGTTTCCGGTTAAATGGACGGCGCCCGAGGCGATCATCTACGGCAAGTTCTCGATCAAATCGGACGTGTGGTCCTATGGCATTCTGCTGATGGAGCTTTTCACGTACGGACAAGTGCCCTATCCGGGCATGCATAGTCGCGAGGTGATTGAAAACATCGAGCGCGGTTTCCGCATGCCGAAGCCAACGAATCACTACTTCCCGGACAACATTTatcagctgctgctccagtgCTGGGATGCTGTGCCCGAGAAGCGGCCGACATTCGAGTTCTTGAACCACTACTTCGAGTCCTTCTCGGTCACGTCGGAGGTGCCGTATCGAGAGGTGCAAGACTAA